The Algoriphagus sanaruensis genome window below encodes:
- a CDS encoding ion transporter, whose amino-acid sequence MRLSKKYLSHVVFESNDSVSRGFDVVLLILIFGSVTIAVLDSVQSLHETYGSIFYSLEIGFTLLFTLEYLLRVWLTSKTWKYVLSFYGLVDLLAILPVFLSFFVANTQLLSVIRALRLLRIIRVLKLGRYLSEANFIRDSLRSSAPKIQIFLFSVLTIVLVMGTLMFVIEGPQHGFTSIPVSMYWAIVTLTTVGFGDITPSTPLGQFFASVIMLLGYAIIAVPTGIVTSEMSKRKKPDDFDSLKTCTNCGFDHLEQGDKYCRKCGGSV is encoded by the coding sequence ATGAGGTTAAGTAAAAAATACCTATCACATGTCGTATTTGAATCCAATGATTCGGTCTCGCGAGGATTTGATGTCGTCTTATTGATCCTGATTTTTGGCTCAGTCACCATCGCAGTTCTCGACTCGGTCCAATCCCTTCATGAAACCTATGGATCCATTTTTTATTCGTTAGAAATTGGGTTTACCTTACTTTTTACCTTGGAATACCTACTCCGGGTATGGTTGACCAGCAAAACCTGGAAATATGTCTTGAGCTTTTACGGCCTGGTTGATCTGCTTGCTATTCTGCCCGTTTTCTTAAGCTTCTTTGTCGCTAATACCCAACTACTCTCAGTCATTCGAGCATTGCGGCTTTTGAGAATTATCCGTGTGCTCAAATTGGGAAGATACCTAAGTGAGGCAAATTTTATCCGAGACTCACTCCGTTCCAGCGCCCCAAAAATTCAGATTTTCCTCTTCTCGGTTTTGACGATTGTTTTGGTCATGGGAACCCTGATGTTTGTAATCGAAGGACCCCAACACGGATTTACCAGTATCCCAGTTTCGATGTATTGGGCGATCGTCACACTTACCACAGTTGGATTTGGGGACATTACCCCTTCTACTCCTTTGGGACAATTTTTTGCATCAGTCATTATGTTATTAGGCTATGCAATTATTGCCGTACCGACAGGTATTGTTACTTCCGAGATGAGCAAACGGAAAAAACCGGATGATTTCGATTCCTTAAAAACCTGCACCAATTGTGGATTTGACCACTTGGAACAGGGAGATAAGTATTGCAGAAAGTGCGGGGGATCCGTTTAA
- a CDS encoding PLD nuclease N-terminal domain-containing protein — MDLIVPSQALILWQLIMVAYLGFWMYALIDCLKNEFRGPNQKLIWVLLILFAPIMGTFLYLSMSQSSKVKRKFDPDFMRLKNDKTT, encoded by the coding sequence ATGGATTTGATTGTACCTTCTCAAGCCTTGATTTTGTGGCAACTGATAATGGTCGCTTATTTGGGTTTTTGGATGTATGCCTTGATTGATTGTTTGAAAAATGAGTTTAGAGGACCCAATCAAAAATTAATTTGGGTGCTGCTGATTCTATTCGCACCAATAATGGGAACATTTCTTTATCTCAGCATGAGTCAAAGTAGTAAAGTGAAAAGGAAGTTTGATCCCGATTTTATGAGACTTAAAAATGATAAAACAACCTGA
- a CDS encoding bifunctional UDP-N-acetylmuramoyl-tripeptide:D-alanyl-D-alanine ligase/alanine racemase: MVLNLTIPQVLEITSGQLIGKFTAVPISKISIDSRQILQPDQTLFVALRGAKADGAAFIPNLMGEGIQLFLVHEDFQPTPDQEKDCAFIRVRDTRVALQQIAAYQRKNFPKPVIGITGSNGKTIIKEWLGQVLSQSFTVAKSPKSYNSQVGVPLSVFGIESYHQVAILEAGISKRGEMQALQSIIQPDLGIFTNIGSAHEEGFESLEEKIREKLMLFEDAKLLIYCKDHPWPAKEIEGKFEEIKRVAWSIQPGTDFCVSYKSFEEKTKIILLKNDLSTLTFSVPFSDKASLENITHVLVAALTLGQEISAIQEGLDHLKPIDMRLTLKPGINDSLLIDDTYNNDLAGLKVALEFLSQQRPKRSKILILSDLLQQGAPEKIYGEVADLTKSYEIDHIIGVGKEIQRLKSLVDLELEMYPSTDTFLQNLDPERFQNDLILITGARSFAFERVVNRLQQRIHGTTLEINLNALTHNFNFYKRQIDPKTKVMVMVKAFAYGGGAAEIANHLQTMGADYLAVAFSDEGVTLRKQGIRLPIMVLNPVEESFDLLREYQLEPVVFSPEFFKKLGYYAQNHQIQIPIHLDLDTGMHRLGFERHHISELKALIKLFPELKIASLYTHLVGADEDEHHEFSILQLEQFMEMKAEVESVLAYKPLIHALNSAGIIRYPTYQMDMVRLGIGLYGVEVTGKYDGSLKPVSTLKTTISQVKELPAGATIGYSRKGALPTGGKIATLAIGYADGYDRRFSQGKGFVLIQGRKAPVIGNVCMDMVMVDVSDFEEIKAGDEAIIYGEQISLKELADRIGTIPYELLTNISTRVKRVYYLD; the protein is encoded by the coding sequence ATGGTATTGAATTTGACAATTCCACAAGTTCTAGAAATCACATCCGGTCAGTTGATCGGCAAGTTTACCGCTGTTCCTATCAGCAAAATCAGCATTGATTCAAGACAAATCCTGCAGCCGGACCAAACACTTTTTGTAGCCCTCAGAGGAGCAAAAGCAGATGGAGCAGCATTTATACCCAACTTGATGGGTGAAGGAATTCAGCTTTTTTTAGTCCATGAGGATTTTCAGCCTACTCCAGATCAGGAAAAAGACTGTGCATTTATCCGAGTTCGAGATACCCGTGTGGCCTTACAACAAATTGCCGCATATCAGCGAAAAAACTTTCCAAAACCTGTCATTGGCATAACAGGCAGCAATGGCAAAACCATCATCAAAGAATGGCTGGGGCAGGTTCTCAGCCAAAGCTTTACAGTAGCAAAAAGTCCCAAAAGCTATAACTCCCAGGTGGGAGTTCCTTTGTCGGTTTTTGGCATTGAATCGTATCATCAGGTCGCAATTCTAGAAGCAGGCATTTCCAAAAGAGGCGAGATGCAAGCTCTTCAATCCATCATTCAGCCCGATTTGGGGATATTCACTAATATCGGTTCGGCTCATGAGGAAGGATTTGAGTCTTTAGAAGAAAAAATCAGAGAGAAATTAATGCTCTTTGAGGATGCTAAACTTCTCATTTATTGCAAGGATCATCCGTGGCCAGCGAAGGAAATCGAGGGAAAGTTTGAAGAGATCAAAAGAGTAGCTTGGTCTATCCAGCCGGGGACAGATTTTTGTGTGAGCTACAAATCTTTCGAAGAAAAAACGAAAATCATTCTACTCAAAAATGACCTGAGTACGCTGACATTTTCAGTTCCTTTTTCAGACAAAGCTTCCTTAGAAAACATCACTCATGTTCTTGTAGCTGCGCTTACTTTAGGACAGGAGATTTCAGCCATTCAAGAGGGACTCGACCACCTGAAGCCGATTGATATGAGGCTAACATTAAAACCGGGAATCAATGATTCACTTTTGATTGACGATACCTACAATAATGATCTTGCAGGACTCAAGGTTGCCTTGGAATTTTTAAGTCAACAGCGTCCTAAGCGGTCTAAAATCTTGATTCTTTCTGATCTTCTTCAACAGGGCGCCCCTGAAAAAATTTATGGGGAAGTGGCAGATTTGACAAAATCCTATGAAATAGATCATATCATCGGCGTTGGGAAAGAAATTCAGCGCCTGAAAAGTCTGGTCGACTTGGAATTGGAAATGTATCCTTCAACAGACACGTTTCTTCAAAATCTTGATCCTGAACGTTTTCAAAACGACCTCATCCTCATTACTGGAGCTCGTTCATTTGCATTTGAACGGGTGGTAAATCGACTTCAGCAGCGAATTCACGGAACGACCCTTGAAATCAACCTGAATGCACTGACGCATAATTTCAATTTTTACAAACGGCAAATCGATCCAAAAACGAAGGTGATGGTGATGGTGAAGGCATTTGCCTATGGGGGTGGTGCTGCCGAAATCGCAAATCACCTTCAAACCATGGGGGCAGATTACTTAGCGGTGGCTTTTTCGGATGAGGGTGTTACCCTTCGGAAACAAGGGATTCGCCTACCAATCATGGTGCTTAATCCAGTAGAGGAGTCTTTTGATCTCCTTCGAGAGTACCAGCTCGAACCCGTAGTATTCAGTCCTGAATTCTTCAAAAAACTTGGGTATTATGCCCAAAACCACCAAATCCAGATTCCCATTCATTTGGACTTAGACACTGGAATGCACCGTTTGGGATTTGAGCGACACCATATTTCGGAATTAAAAGCCTTGATCAAGCTATTTCCTGAACTCAAAATAGCTAGTCTTTACACGCACTTAGTGGGGGCAGACGAGGATGAGCACCATGAATTTTCCATTCTTCAGTTGGAACAATTTATGGAAATGAAAGCTGAGGTAGAATCTGTCTTAGCCTATAAGCCGTTAATTCACGCCTTAAATTCGGCCGGAATCATCCGCTATCCCACTTATCAAATGGACATGGTTAGATTGGGTATCGGCCTCTATGGAGTGGAAGTTACCGGAAAATATGACGGCTCTCTAAAACCAGTCAGCACCCTAAAAACGACCATTTCTCAAGTTAAAGAACTTCCGGCAGGAGCGACGATTGGCTATTCTAGAAAAGGGGCCTTACCTACGGGAGGCAAAATCGCCACTTTGGCGATTGGATATGCTGATGGATATGACCGAAGATTTTCACAAGGCAAAGGATTTGTTCTTATCCAAGGTCGAAAAGCTCCAGTGATCGGAAATGTCTGCATGGATATGGTCATGGTGGATGTGAGTGACTTTGAGGAAATCAAGGCAGGAGATGAAGCGATCATCTACGGAGAGCAAATTTCTCTAAAAGAACTGGCTGACCGAATTGGGACCATACCTTATGAACTTTTGACCAATATCAGCACTCGGGTGAAGCGGGTTTACTACCTAGACTAG
- a CDS encoding TIGR01777 family oxidoreductase, producing the protein MRQILITGGSGLVGKRITELLEKKGYEVAWLSRSPQTQKTFLWEVEQGKIDPEAIEWADAIIHLAGAGVAEKRWTFERKKLILESRTKSTELLFKAIQGAVHKPNAFISASAVGYYGFNTGPILVEETTSPGDDFLAQVVIAWENEVKKIESLSIRTVMLRIGIVLDADGGALGEMLKPPVAAPLGSGDQWMSWIHLEDLARMFVFALEKTTLQGIYNAVAPNPATNQQLTKEAASAKGKPYVGIGVPGFALKLVLGEMAAMVLGGNRVSSQKIQKTGFEFEFSELKPALKDIFSTR; encoded by the coding sequence ATGAGACAGATCTTAATCACGGGAGGTTCGGGGCTAGTTGGGAAGCGAATCACTGAACTGTTGGAGAAAAAAGGATACGAAGTAGCTTGGCTTAGCCGTAGCCCTCAAACTCAGAAGACTTTTCTTTGGGAAGTAGAGCAAGGAAAAATTGACCCAGAGGCTATCGAATGGGCAGATGCGATCATTCATTTGGCCGGAGCAGGAGTGGCCGAAAAACGATGGACCTTTGAGCGTAAAAAATTAATACTTGAATCCCGAACCAAGAGTACAGAGCTTCTTTTCAAAGCAATCCAAGGCGCAGTTCATAAACCGAACGCATTTATTTCTGCCTCAGCAGTGGGCTATTATGGATTCAATACAGGGCCAATTCTCGTAGAAGAAACCACTTCCCCGGGTGATGATTTCTTAGCTCAAGTGGTAATTGCTTGGGAAAATGAAGTGAAAAAAATAGAATCGCTTTCCATTCGCACCGTAATGCTCCGAATCGGGATTGTCTTGGATGCTGATGGAGGAGCACTCGGCGAAATGCTCAAACCACCAGTTGCCGCACCACTGGGTTCTGGAGATCAGTGGATGAGTTGGATTCACTTGGAGGATTTGGCAAGGATGTTTGTTTTTGCATTAGAAAAAACAACCCTTCAAGGAATATACAATGCCGTTGCACCAAATCCAGCAACCAACCAACAACTTACCAAGGAAGCCGCTTCCGCCAAAGGGAAACCATATGTAGGGATCGGTGTCCCTGGCTTTGCCTTAAAACTCGTGCTTGGAGAAATGGCTGCTATGGTTTTGGGAGGGAATCGGGTATCGAGTCAAAAAATTCAGAAAACGGGTTTTGAATTTGAGTTTTCAGAGTTAAAACCAGCTCTAAAAGATATTTTTTCGACTAGGTGA
- a CDS encoding PLDc N-terminal domain-containing protein codes for MWKLLGFLVYAFTIYEVVTSRFANSTDKLIWALIVVLVPFLGTILWFVIGRNKRLT; via the coding sequence ATGTGGAAATTATTGGGGTTTTTGGTGTACGCTTTTACGATTTATGAAGTTGTAACCAGTCGCTTTGCGAATTCTACTGATAAATTAATCTGGGCATTAATTGTAGTACTTGTCCCATTTTTAGGAACAATTTTATGGTTTGTGATAGGGCGAAATAAACGACTCACCTAG
- a CDS encoding PLDc N-terminal domain-containing protein: MMLFNFIQNLGGGILIFILLASLAYFFLWVYCLVDIIRSDFKDQNMKLIWIVILLFAQGFGPIAYLILGKGSKKTF, from the coding sequence ATGATGCTATTTAATTTTATTCAAAATCTGGGAGGAGGAATTCTGATTTTCATCCTTCTTGCCTCCCTGGCTTATTTTTTCCTTTGGGTGTATTGTCTAGTCGACATCATTCGGTCTGATTTCAAAGATCAGAATATGAAACTCATCTGGATTGTGATTTTGCTATTCGCCCAAGGTTTTGGTCCAATAGCTTATCTTATTTTAGGTAAAGGATCTAAAAAGACGTTCTGA
- a CDS encoding chloride channel protein, producing the protein MIPILRYLLIWLGLGALVGILAGSASAGFLVLLDWATQTRDSNLWLLTFLPIAGFGIGYIYHHYGANSIKGNNLLLEELYLHKNPIPFRMTPFVLFGTIFTHLFGGSAGREGTAVQMGGSLADQLTKWFSLDQESRRIILICGVAGGFSSVFGTPLAGALFSLEWMLTGKFKPKSIFPAFWAAFVAHWVCELGWGIGHTHYVIAELAPFTIPNLFWMILAGVAFGLSARLFSETGHWVGYGFKRYIAYPPLRPVVGGLLVIGIVYFSNAYDYVGLGVPRIVEAFETPLPWYDFLAKTGLTGLTLGSGFKGGEVTPLFFTGATLGNALSLWIPLPLALLAGCGFVGVFSGTTNTPMACTVMGMELFGYEAGVFLGIACLVAFVVSGRNGIYSAQRISTRFKLPY; encoded by the coding sequence TTGATCCCTATTCTCAGATATCTTTTGATTTGGCTCGGTTTGGGAGCTTTAGTGGGCATTTTGGCCGGATCAGCTTCCGCAGGGTTTCTGGTATTGCTGGATTGGGCTACTCAAACCCGAGATTCAAATCTATGGCTATTGACATTTCTCCCGATAGCTGGTTTTGGGATTGGCTATATCTATCACCATTATGGGGCCAATTCTATCAAGGGAAATAACCTACTGTTGGAAGAGCTCTACCTTCACAAGAATCCAATTCCATTTCGGATGACCCCATTTGTACTTTTTGGGACCATCTTTACCCACCTTTTTGGAGGGTCGGCAGGTCGAGAAGGAACAGCCGTACAAATGGGAGGGTCACTGGCTGATCAATTAACCAAATGGTTTTCGCTGGATCAAGAAAGCAGACGAATCATTCTGATTTGTGGGGTTGCAGGAGGATTCTCCTCAGTTTTTGGGACTCCATTGGCTGGAGCCTTATTTTCATTGGAGTGGATGTTGACAGGAAAATTCAAGCCAAAATCGATATTTCCAGCGTTTTGGGCCGCGTTTGTTGCCCATTGGGTTTGTGAGTTGGGTTGGGGAATTGGCCACACGCATTATGTCATTGCCGAACTAGCCCCGTTTACCATTCCCAATCTTTTTTGGATGATCTTAGCCGGGGTAGCTTTTGGTCTTTCTGCAAGATTATTTTCTGAGACCGGACATTGGGTGGGTTATGGGTTCAAAAGGTACATCGCCTATCCTCCGCTTAGACCAGTAGTTGGAGGGTTGTTGGTGATTGGGATTGTTTATTTTTCAAATGCTTATGACTATGTGGGATTGGGAGTTCCTCGTATCGTGGAGGCATTTGAAACGCCTTTGCCTTGGTATGATTTTTTGGCTAAAACCGGATTGACTGGATTGACATTGGGGTCTGGGTTTAAGGGAGGAGAGGTAACTCCGCTTTTTTTTACGGGTGCCACCTTGGGTAATGCGCTTTCCCTTTGGATTCCTTTGCCTTTGGCGCTCCTCGCGGGATGTGGGTTTGTAGGAGTTTTCTCAGGTACTACCAACACCCCGATGGCTTGTACAGTGATGGGCATGGAGCTTTTTGGCTATGAAGCCGGGGTATTTTTGGGGATTGCGTGTTTGGTAGCGTTTGTAGTTAGTGGAAGGAATGGAATCTATTCTGCCCAGAGGATTTCCACTCGGTTTAAACTACCTTATTAA
- a CDS encoding M14 metallopeptidase family protein gives MKKCTLSLILVFLTTLVWAQDLSYYLPKGYTYNPAIPTPKEVLGYEVGEWHVTHDQLVMYMKAVATASDRVIFEETGRSYEKRPQTLLTITSPSNLSKLDQIKADRAKLRIPGSNVDIQKMPVVMFMGYSVHGNEPSGANASLVAAYHFAAANEIASDLENMVLLLDPAINPDGLNRFASWVNSHKAYVMNGDPAQRELNEAWPRGRTNHYWFDLNRDWLPVQHPESRNRVRVFQSWLPNIHLDFHEMGTNSTFFFQPGVPARMHPLTPKKNFELTEKIGTYHAKALDQIGSLYYNQENYDDFYYGKGSTYPDVQGSIGILFEQASSRGHLQESANGMLSFPFTIRNQFTANLSSFEAAKEMRVELNQWMKDFYTEIKNETTADVNKAYIFGAKEDDARSYHLADLILQHDIKVYSLNENITVNGKEFKKETSYIVPADQPQYRLIKAMFETRTTFQDSLFYDISAWTYPMAFHLDYMALNSRILNLASVSEVDKNKFTLAPGKVIGQSGAYQYAMEWTDYYAPKAAYQLLKAGFLVRVANTEFSTAEGKTFGRGTLLIDKGESGLENQAFFAKLQEIAQMAHVDIHALTTGYTSGANLGSTFMTPLTTPYIALLVDGGVDSGEAGEIWHLLDQRMKMPVTLLPADAVGSANLSRYNVILMADGNYVGLGQNGANAIKSWVSKGNTLVAKGGAIRWLIQNEIGNFAIRNVDYSEKGLQRNYADYENATGAKGTFGAIFKANLDTTHPIGYGYQDREIFTFRNDNFFLEPSTNPYANPLVYTADPLASGYLHPSNLPGVKESAVIRVSSHGRGRIIGFADNMNFRAFWFGTNKLFLNSIFFGQVIQGGTTR, from the coding sequence ATGAAAAAGTGCACGCTTTCCCTGATTTTGGTCTTTTTAACCACACTAGTCTGGGCCCAAGATCTGAGCTATTACTTACCCAAAGGATACACTTACAACCCCGCCATTCCTACGCCCAAGGAGGTGTTAGGATATGAAGTGGGTGAGTGGCACGTTACTCATGATCAGTTAGTGATGTACATGAAAGCCGTAGCTACAGCTTCAGATCGGGTGATTTTTGAAGAAACTGGTCGATCTTATGAAAAGCGTCCACAAACCTTATTGACCATTACTTCTCCTTCGAATCTTTCCAAGCTTGATCAGATAAAAGCTGATCGGGCCAAATTGAGAATCCCGGGATCGAATGTGGATATTCAGAAAATGCCAGTGGTCATGTTTATGGGATATTCGGTCCATGGAAATGAGCCAAGTGGCGCAAATGCCTCACTGGTTGCAGCCTACCATTTTGCCGCAGCCAATGAAATTGCATCAGACTTGGAAAACATGGTGCTTCTGCTAGATCCTGCGATTAATCCAGATGGGCTCAATCGATTCGCTTCTTGGGTCAATTCTCACAAAGCTTACGTGATGAATGGCGATCCTGCTCAGCGAGAACTCAATGAGGCATGGCCGAGAGGCAGAACCAACCATTATTGGTTTGATCTTAATAGAGATTGGCTTCCTGTCCAACATCCTGAATCAAGAAACCGAGTACGAGTATTCCAAAGCTGGCTTCCAAACATCCATTTGGATTTTCATGAGATGGGCACCAACAGTACCTTCTTTTTCCAGCCAGGGGTACCGGCCAGAATGCACCCACTTACCCCAAAGAAAAATTTCGAATTGACCGAAAAAATCGGCACCTACCATGCCAAGGCTCTCGACCAAATCGGTTCGCTCTATTACAATCAGGAGAACTATGATGATTTCTACTACGGAAAGGGTTCAACCTATCCTGATGTTCAGGGATCGATCGGGATTCTTTTTGAACAGGCAAGTTCGAGGGGGCATTTGCAGGAAAGTGCCAATGGAATGTTAAGTTTCCCATTCACAATTCGTAATCAGTTTACTGCCAATCTTTCTTCCTTCGAAGCCGCCAAAGAAATGCGCGTTGAACTGAATCAGTGGATGAAAGATTTTTACACAGAAATCAAAAATGAAACGACCGCTGATGTTAACAAGGCCTACATTTTCGGAGCAAAGGAAGATGATGCCAGAAGCTACCATCTAGCCGATCTGATCCTACAGCATGATATTAAAGTCTATTCCCTCAATGAGAATATCACTGTAAATGGCAAAGAATTTAAAAAAGAAACTTCCTACATCGTGCCTGCGGATCAGCCTCAATATCGACTGATCAAAGCGATGTTTGAAACGCGGACCACCTTCCAGGATAGTTTATTCTATGATATTTCTGCTTGGACCTATCCAATGGCTTTCCATCTGGACTACATGGCCCTCAACAGCCGGATTTTAAATCTTGCAAGTGTATCTGAGGTGGATAAGAACAAATTTACACTTGCTCCTGGTAAAGTGATCGGCCAATCTGGTGCTTATCAATATGCGATGGAATGGACCGATTATTATGCACCAAAAGCAGCCTATCAATTACTTAAAGCAGGATTTTTGGTTCGAGTAGCCAACACGGAGTTCTCTACTGCGGAGGGCAAAACTTTCGGAAGAGGCACTCTTTTGATTGACAAAGGGGAAAGTGGACTGGAGAATCAGGCCTTTTTTGCCAAGCTTCAGGAAATTGCCCAAATGGCCCATGTAGACATCCATGCCCTGACTACTGGTTATACTTCCGGAGCTAATTTAGGCTCGACTTTCATGACTCCACTGACAACTCCTTACATCGCGCTTTTGGTAGATGGTGGAGTAGATAGTGGAGAGGCTGGAGAAATCTGGCATTTATTGGATCAGCGTATGAAAATGCCTGTCACCCTTCTTCCTGCTGATGCTGTGGGAAGTGCGAATCTTTCTCGATATAATGTGATTTTGATGGCAGATGGAAACTACGTAGGACTGGGACAAAATGGCGCCAATGCAATCAAATCATGGGTAAGCAAAGGAAATACACTTGTCGCAAAAGGAGGAGCCATTCGATGGTTGATCCAAAATGAAATTGGAAATTTTGCCATAAGAAATGTGGATTATTCTGAAAAAGGGCTTCAGCGTAACTATGCAGACTATGAAAATGCTACTGGTGCCAAGGGTACTTTTGGAGCAATTTTCAAAGCCAATCTGGATACCACACATCCAATTGGATACGGATACCAAGACCGGGAAATCTTCACCTTCCGAAATGATAATTTCTTCCTAGAACCTTCTACAAATCCTTATGCAAATCCCCTAGTCTATACCGCAGATCCTTTGGCATCAGGGTACTTACATCCTAGCAATCTACCCGGCGTAAAAGAGAGCGCAGTGATTCGTGTTTCGAGTCACGGAAGGGGTAGAATTATTGGTTTTGCGGATAATATGAACTTCAGGGCCTTTTGGTTCGGAACCAACAAACTATTCTTGAATTCCATTTTCTTCGGACAAGTCATTCAAGGAGGCACTACCCGATAA
- a CDS encoding amidohydrolase family protein, giving the protein MKKALPLFILLCIWAGIISAQEMSFEEYNPPSTLKVPQNPVTRSKFPFIDIHSHQGGINKAKIDQLRSEMDELNMGIMINLSGRGFGQGNSNAQQEYIRSMMQEFKTHAPGRFMVFTNLNFNGFGDPNWTALAVKELEEDVQAGAVGLKIYKSLGLTIKDNQGKRVPVDHPDLDPVWAKAGELGIPVIIHSADPAQFWQPMDANNERWLELKTHPNRQRSATDPAPFEQIIAEQHHVFAKHPKTTFINAHMGWMANDLDAAGAHLDKYPNVNFGIGAVIAEFGRQPKRAKEFFTKYQDRLLFGKDAYNPEEFHTYFRVLETEDEYFPYYKKYHAFWAMYGLGLSDEVLKKVYYKNALRIVPGLDKTLFPE; this is encoded by the coding sequence ATGAAGAAAGCACTACCTCTTTTTATCCTGCTCTGCATTTGGGCAGGAATTATTTCAGCCCAAGAAATGAGTTTCGAGGAATACAATCCTCCCTCCACACTCAAGGTGCCCCAAAATCCAGTTACCAGGTCCAAATTTCCTTTTATTGATATCCACAGCCATCAAGGAGGAATCAATAAGGCTAAAATTGATCAACTCCGTTCGGAAATGGATGAGCTCAATATGGGGATCATGATTAACCTCAGTGGAAGAGGATTTGGTCAGGGAAACAGCAATGCCCAACAGGAATATATCCGATCCATGATGCAGGAGTTCAAAACCCATGCTCCTGGACGCTTTATGGTTTTTACCAATCTGAATTTTAATGGTTTTGGCGACCCTAATTGGACGGCTTTGGCAGTGAAAGAACTGGAAGAAGATGTGCAAGCCGGAGCTGTCGGACTCAAAATCTACAAAAGCTTGGGTCTAACCATCAAAGACAATCAAGGAAAGCGTGTTCCCGTGGACCATCCCGATTTGGATCCAGTTTGGGCTAAAGCTGGTGAATTGGGTATTCCAGTGATTATCCATTCAGCCGATCCTGCTCAGTTTTGGCAACCGATGGATGCCAACAATGAACGTTGGCTGGAACTTAAAACTCACCCTAACCGACAGCGCTCTGCCACTGACCCTGCGCCTTTTGAACAAATCATTGCAGAACAGCATCATGTATTCGCAAAGCATCCAAAGACCACATTTATCAATGCTCACATGGGATGGATGGCTAATGATTTGGACGCAGCAGGAGCTCATTTGGATAAATACCCCAATGTGAATTTCGGAATTGGTGCTGTGATCGCGGAGTTTGGTAGACAACCTAAACGGGCCAAAGAGTTCTTTACCAAATACCAAGACCGATTACTTTTTGGAAAGGATGCTTATAATCCAGAAGAGTTTCACACTTATTTCAGAGTGTTAGAAACCGAGGACGAATATTTTCCATACTATAAAAAATACCATGCATTTTGGGCCATGTATGGATTGGGCTTGTCCGATGAAGTATTGAAAAAAGTCTACTACAAAAATGCGTTGAGGATCGTTCCTGGATTGGATAAGACCTTGTTTCCAGAGTAA